In Argopecten irradians isolate NY chromosome 11, Ai_NY, whole genome shotgun sequence, one DNA window encodes the following:
- the LOC138335329 gene encoding LOW QUALITY PROTEIN: rho-related BTB domain-containing protein 1-like (The sequence of the model RefSeq protein was modified relative to this genomic sequence to represent the inferred CDS: deleted 1 base in 1 codon), giving the protein MVNKAPVDISTGSSQYEYVKCVVVGDSGVGKTCLVRAWACDTKYRLEQLVKTHVSTVWATDHYRNDKEILDRSWCHVDGCKVSLRLWDTFGYHDKDRGFAYKGADVVLLVFSVVKPNSLRNVLSKWHTEIKNECSTTPIVVAGTHADMRFLYKDQRYRGMEKGLLYKAISKGDIITPEQGRDVALAIGAPYYETSILFKYGIEDVFFNVVRAAMVERRKIKFWNTQLRRIQYPLIQPPLPVPQPSFPAVTVTTSTFDHDLAQLLKNQNDGDVIFNVQGVCFRTHKICLVVASDLFREVLLMDTNEQEGSSVTHTNGRTERKNNKEDEQVLLDNEVILEESPVIDANSNCPESRSLDYDGCDIMNTRFLNQAAFEKIETVNYKNRTGGNEVRTIVTTAQEITPYAFQCVLEYLYSGRVREEYTKLLEVQQAAELFKLFPMLVALSNIQTQEAFLNLGLEKRFLTDRVDKLQELILGKGLLNDIHFEVDDGIIAAHKPLLIARCEMMCAMFTDNFREASANVIPLPELTSEVFIVLQEYLYTDKIRSLESVDQLALIAVANRFCLPRLISLVEEYVVMELSRAAHRDEDILEEVLMLIEPAQFHNALQLAEWCQHYVCVHFREANKRFFRELRGSPEENLMWIEENQWPPIWYIKEKDRYDQLIGQKTPSLHIQQKAQFSRWQQCKGSCFCFCRRSKTLVEEDNYHFPM; this is encoded by the exons ATGGTAAACAAAGCACCCGTCGACATTAGTACAGGAAGTAGTCAGTACGAATATGTCAAGTGCGTGGTCGTCGGGGACTCTGGAGTCGGAAAGACATGTCTGGTTCGTGCCTGGGCCTGCGATACAAAGTACAGACTAGAACAACTGGTGAAGACTCATGTGTCCACTGTATGGGCTACTGACCACTACAGAAACGACAAGGAG ATTCTAGATAGATCATGGTGCCATGTTGATGGTTGCAAAGTCTCTTTACGATTATGGGATACGTTTGGTTACCATGACAAAGACAGAGGGTTTGCCTATAAAGG ggCTGATGTAGTACTCTTGGTTTTTAGCGTTGTAAAGCCAAACTCGCTACGTAATGTCCTCTCCAAATGGCatactgaaataaaaaatgagTGTTCAACGACGCCAATTGTTGTAGCCGGTACACATGCAGACATGCGCTTCTTGTACAAGGACCAGCGATACAGGGGAAtggagaagggcttgttgtacaa GGCGATCAGTAAAGGAGACATCATAACACCTGAACAGGGACGTGACGTTGCACTAGCCATCGGAGCACCGTACTATGAGACCAGTATTCTTTTCAAATATGGAATTGAGGATGTTTTCTTCAATGTTGTGCGAGCAGCGATGGTCGAGAGACGTAAAATAAAGTTTTGGAACACACAACTGCGGAGAATACAGTACCCTCTTATCCAGCCCCCTTTACCGGTCCCTCAACCTTCATTTCCAGCAGTTACCGTGACAACGTCAACATTTGACCATGACCTTGCACAGCTGCTAAAGAATCAAAATGATGGAGATGTAATCTTCAATGTTCAAGGAGTGTGTTTCCGAACACACAAGATCTGTTTGGTAGTCGCTTCAGATCTTTTTCGTGAAGTCCTCTTGATGGACACAAACGAACAGGAAGGTAGTAGTGTAACACATACAAATGGAAGGACGGAGAGGAAAAATAACAAAGAAGATGAACAGGTGCTTTTGGATAATGAGGTTATTTTGGAGGAATCCCCTGTCATTGATGCCAATTCAAACTGCCCGGAGAGTCGGTCGTTAGATTATGACGGTTGTGATATTATGAATACAAGGTTTCTGAATCAAGCAGCATTTGAAAAAATAGAAACAGTGAACTACAAGAATCGTACCGGAGGTAATGAAGTACGCACCATTGTGACAACTGCACAGGAAATTACCCCCTACGCGTTCCAGTGTGTCCTTGAGTATTTGTACTCAGGACGAGTACGGGAAGAATACACGAAGTTACTGGAAGTTCAACAAGCCGCAGAGCTTTTCAAATTATTCCCAATGTTGGTGGCTCTGTCCAATATACAGACACAGGAGGCTTTCCTCAACCTAGGTCTGGAGAAACGTTTTCTTACTGATAGAGTTGACAAGCTTCAAGAGTTGATTCTAGGAAAGGGCCTTCTAAACG ATATCCACTTTGAGGTTGACGATGGAATCATAGCTGCCCATAAACCACTCCTAATTGCTCGCTGTGAGATGATGTGTGCTATGTTTACCGACAACTTCCGTGAAGCATCGGCTAATGtg ATTCCTTTACCAGAACTGACATCTGAAGTATTCATTGTTCTACAAGAATATTTATACACGGATAAGATTCGGAGTCTGGAATCGGTGGACCAGCTGGCTCTTATCGCTGTGGCGAATCGTTTCTGTCTTCCAagacttatctcccttgtggAGGAGTATGTGGTGATGGAACTGAGTCGTGCAGCACATCGTGATGAGGATATTCTCGAGGAAGTTCTCATGTTGATTGAACCTGCACAG TTCCACAATGCCCTGCAGTTAGCAGAGTGGTGCCAGCACTATGTGTGTGTCCATTTCCGTGAGGCTAACAAGAGGTTTTTCCGG GAGTTGAGAGGATCTCCAGAAGAAAATTTAATGTGGATTGAGGAGAACCAGTGGCCACCTATCTG